The following are encoded together in the Aciduricibacillus chroicocephali genome:
- the safA gene encoding SafA/ExsA family spore coat assembly protein: protein MKIHIVQKGDTLWKIAKQYNVNFEQLKSMNTQLSNPEMIMPGMKIKIPSHSSPAKHEGKPMGTSPGVVPPMNMPAQIKEEVVPPEVPLKAMPTVPVPVIEPDDLKPGVSVKPQMPMYEAPQKAMPKYEAPKYEVPKYQAPKYEAPKFEMPKYEAPKYEAPKYEAPVIPQPQIYQQPKIEFDMIQNQIYQQAQQQATQPAPVQQPCPTTQPQIQILPVYFYPIMPPVQHVQPPVQPPMPSPCEAVSYECSPCESGYGHHGHYDHGHHVGYCGSEYGHHMPYMHGGMQPWTHAWDIHGEQMYPQGMTNYPTPIMHRDDEGQQQANGQDLNDPRFEQAPELAAEQREPQERTYHESMPRYFDDQNLYSPHSLRYEESEQDENENSFDSANPSENPEQF, encoded by the coding sequence TTGAAAATTCATATCGTCCAAAAAGGGGACACACTTTGGAAGATTGCCAAACAATACAACGTTAATTTTGAACAGTTGAAGAGTATGAACACACAGCTTTCTAATCCAGAGATGATCATGCCGGGAATGAAAATTAAAATCCCGAGTCATTCAAGTCCTGCCAAGCATGAAGGTAAGCCAATGGGAACGAGTCCAGGTGTGGTGCCGCCGATGAACATGCCTGCACAAATTAAAGAGGAAGTTGTTCCGCCGGAAGTTCCTTTGAAGGCAATGCCGACAGTCCCTGTGCCTGTTATTGAGCCGGATGATCTGAAACCTGGTGTTTCGGTTAAACCGCAAATGCCGATGTATGAGGCTCCACAGAAAGCAATGCCAAAGTATGAAGCACCAAAGTATGAGGTTCCGAAATATCAAGCTCCAAAATATGAGGCTCCGAAATTTGAGATGCCAAAGTATGAAGCTCCAAAATACGAAGCACCCAAATATGAAGCTCCGGTAATACCGCAGCCGCAAATTTACCAGCAGCCTAAAATTGAATTTGATATGATTCAGAACCAAATTTACCAGCAAGCACAACAGCAGGCGACACAACCTGCTCCAGTTCAGCAGCCATGCCCGACAACGCAGCCACAGATTCAAATTTTGCCTGTTTATTTTTATCCAATTATGCCTCCAGTACAGCATGTTCAGCCGCCGGTTCAGCCACCAATGCCAAGCCCGTGCGAAGCAGTAAGTTATGAATGCAGCCCTTGTGAGTCAGGGTACGGCCATCATGGACATTATGATCATGGCCATCATGTAGGATACTGTGGCTCTGAATATGGGCATCATATGCCTTACATGCATGGTGGGATGCAGCCATGGACACATGCTTGGGATATCCATGGTGAACAGATGTATCCACAAGGCATGACAAACTATCCAACGCCGATTATGCACCGCGATGACGAAGGACAGCAGCAGGCAAATGGCCAAGATTTAAATGATCCGCGATTCGAGCAGGCACCAGAGCTTGCGGCGGAACAAAGAGAGCCGCAAGAACGTACTTATCATGAATCAATGCCTCGCTATTTTGATGATCAGAATTTGTACAGTCCTCATTCGCTCCGATATGAGGAAAGCGAACAGGACGAAAACGAAAATTCTTTCGACTCGGCCAATCCAAGTGAAAATCCTGAACAGTTTTAA
- a CDS encoding Spo0B domain-containing protein — protein sequence MNEREVMQILQKYRHDVLNQIQLLHGYLSMNRPERARELLDDWIELCDQDRRLSSLSIPQFTLWTARFDSLYSRLRMYHKINTTGIKLTHHDEELHRISNQFADALLRSSSPEILHEVTLSVNNDDERVYFEFRAEGPFQYADEFDCSPGKEIQTEYEAEQKEIYCRITIPYKS from the coding sequence ATGAACGAACGTGAAGTGATGCAAATTTTGCAGAAATACCGTCATGATGTTCTTAATCAAATTCAGTTGCTCCATGGCTATCTTTCAATGAATCGTCCTGAAAGAGCGAGAGAGCTGCTAGATGATTGGATAGAGCTTTGTGATCAAGACCGTCGTTTGTCCAGTTTAAGTATTCCCCAATTCACATTATGGACAGCCCGTTTTGACAGCTTATACAGCCGTCTTCGCATGTACCATAAAATTAATACTACGGGAATCAAACTGACTCATCACGACGAGGAACTCCACCGCATCAGCAATCAGTTTGCAGATGCACTGCTCCGCTCAAGTTCCCCTGAAATTTTGCATGAAGTGACACTTTCTGTGAATAATGACGATGAGAGAGTCTACTTTGAATTCCGTGCAGAAGGGCCTTTTCAATATGCAGATGAGTTTGACTGCAGCCCAGGAAAGGAAATTCAGACAGAATATGAAGCAGAACAGAAAGAAATCTACTGTCGAATAACGATTCCATACAAATCTTGA
- the mreD gene encoding rod shape-determining protein MreD produces the protein MKKLLIPLILFIVVVLEGVALNLLPSNIVLGDTYIIPHWALAVLLFSVLFYDKENTYYSVLYAAIFGLLIDIVYTSVLGVYMFSYTLVIFLMHSVRGRFHGNFYVTMLLGVFSIALGDLIIHFIYLTAGLTEIAWSGYLLQRMLPTVLLNLIFLIVLYPLLASRFERWQYEQLASHRSF, from the coding sequence ATGAAGAAGCTTCTGATCCCGCTCATCCTGTTCATCGTTGTCGTGCTCGAAGGAGTAGCTCTCAATCTGCTTCCGTCCAACATTGTACTAGGCGATACATATATCATCCCTCATTGGGCTCTCGCTGTTCTCCTTTTCTCTGTTTTGTTTTATGATAAGGAGAACACATACTACTCTGTCTTATACGCTGCGATTTTCGGTCTTCTGATCGATATCGTATATACGAGTGTGCTAGGTGTGTATATGTTCTCCTACACACTCGTCATCTTCCTGATGCATTCTGTAAGAGGGCGGTTCCATGGTAATTTTTATGTAACAATGCTACTTGGTGTTTTCAGCATTGCATTGGGAGATTTGATTATTCATTTTATTTATTTGACAGCGGGTCTTACGGAAATTGCGTGGAGCGGCTATCTGCTTCAGCGCATGCTGCCGACAGTTTTGCTCAATCTGATTTTCCTGATTGTGCTCTATCCGCTCCTTGCCAGCAGATTCGAACGCTGGCAGTATGAACAGCTTGCCAGTCATCGATCGTTCTAG
- the pheA gene encoding prephenate dehydratase, with the protein MTKKIGYLGPKGTFTKLAVDWAFPNAETHGFNTIPECIDAVNNGTVDAGVVPLENAIEGTVHLTIDYLVHQVRLPIVAELVVPIEQHLLLNKDFKGELGDIEEVLSHSHAIAQCHQFIHKELPQAKIEFANSTGRAAEIVASSDRSQAAIGNVLAAKEYGLKIARENIHDYPNNHTRFAVLTKAEEPMRPDHESQSEKTTLLVTLPTDNPGALHQVLSAFSWRKMNLSKIESRPTKTGLGDYFFIIDVNQPYDDALFPGVQSELEALGCDITLLGTYSVFNMK; encoded by the coding sequence TTGACAAAGAAAATCGGCTATCTCGGTCCAAAGGGGACTTTCACGAAACTTGCTGTGGATTGGGCATTTCCAAACGCAGAAACGCATGGATTTAACACGATTCCGGAATGCATTGACGCAGTTAACAATGGAACCGTCGATGCAGGGGTCGTCCCGCTGGAAAATGCGATTGAAGGAACCGTGCATCTGACAATTGACTATCTCGTTCATCAGGTGCGTCTCCCGATTGTCGCTGAACTTGTTGTGCCAATTGAGCAGCACTTGTTACTGAACAAAGACTTCAAGGGAGAGTTGGGGGATATCGAGGAAGTGCTCTCCCATAGTCATGCAATTGCTCAATGTCACCAGTTCATCCATAAGGAACTACCGCAGGCCAAGATTGAATTTGCTAACTCAACAGGACGTGCTGCTGAAATAGTAGCCTCATCGGACAGGTCTCAGGCTGCGATCGGCAATGTGCTTGCAGCAAAGGAATATGGTTTGAAGATTGCACGTGAAAACATTCATGATTATCCGAATAACCATACACGCTTCGCTGTACTTACAAAAGCTGAAGAACCAATGCGTCCTGATCATGAATCGCAGAGCGAGAAAACGACTTTGCTCGTAACGCTGCCGACGGATAACCCAGGTGCTTTGCATCAGGTACTCTCCGCATTCAGCTGGCGGAAAATGAACTTGTCCAAAATCGAGTCTCGTCCTACAAAGACGGGTCTAGGTGATTATTTCTTCATTATTGACGTTAATCAGCCATATGATGATGCACTGTTCCCAGGTGTACAGTCCGAATTGGAAGCCCTTGGCTGTGACATTACTTTGCTTGGCACATATTCCGTTTTCAATATGAAATAA
- the nadE gene encoding NAD(+) synthase yields MEAHIEAIVKWLRERTEEAHVKGLVVGVSGGLDSAVVAALIKRACPDNSLGVMMPLKSNPDDVADAKKTIDAIGIDSLEINLESAHEALFGNVKQEVSARQEWKEENSRMADANLRARLRMSTLYTIATNYNYLVVGTDNAAEWYTGYFTKYGDGGVDLLPLVDFTKGEVREMARALGVPLSVVEKKPSADLWVGQTDEDEMGTTYDRIDTYLTGGDIPEKDKEIIERMHARTEHKRQPVKHFHRNGAK; encoded by the coding sequence ATGGAAGCACATATTGAGGCAATTGTAAAATGGCTAAGAGAGCGTACGGAAGAGGCACATGTCAAAGGTCTTGTTGTCGGAGTGAGCGGCGGACTGGATTCAGCCGTAGTTGCTGCACTTATCAAACGGGCATGCCCGGACAATTCATTAGGTGTCATGATGCCTTTGAAAAGCAATCCGGACGACGTGGCGGATGCGAAGAAAACAATTGATGCAATTGGCATTGATTCATTGGAAATTAATCTCGAGTCAGCACATGAAGCGCTCTTTGGCAATGTGAAGCAGGAAGTTTCGGCGCGTCAGGAATGGAAGGAAGAAAACAGCCGGATGGCCGATGCCAATCTTCGCGCGCGTTTGCGTATGAGCACGCTTTACACAATTGCAACGAATTACAATTATCTCGTTGTTGGAACAGATAATGCCGCTGAATGGTATACAGGCTATTTCACAAAATATGGAGACGGCGGGGTCGATCTCTTGCCTCTTGTTGATTTTACTAAAGGAGAAGTACGTGAAATGGCTCGTGCTCTTGGCGTACCGCTATCTGTCGTTGAGAAGAAGCCGAGTGCAGACCTCTGGGTTGGACAGACAGATGAAGATGAAATGGGCACAACTTACGACCGGATCGATACGTATTTGACAGGTGGAGATATTCCTGAGAAAGATAAGGAAATTATTGAACGAATGCATGCAAGAACAGAGCATAAACGCCAGCCAGTCAAACACTTCCACCGCAATGGTGCAAAATAA
- the minC gene encoding septum site-determining protein MinC — protein MHESKQKVTIKGTRDGLTLFIDDLCSFEEAFEELSEKIAASQPDKDEPIAGVTVKLGNRYLAEKEKQRLRELIANGNRMTVQAIESDVIRREDALKWREESEVKTISRIVRSGQVLKVNGDLLLIGDVNPGGHVCATGNVYILGNLYGIAHAGYDGDLKSVIIASYMKPNQLRIAGHIRQSPDDSGKGMLMGCGVYDETSSEVLMEKLQKVRARRHELDGFERRMLNG, from the coding sequence ATGCATGAAAGCAAACAAAAAGTTACAATAAAAGGGACCAGAGACGGTCTGACTTTGTTCATAGACGATTTATGTTCTTTTGAAGAAGCCTTTGAAGAGTTAAGCGAAAAAATCGCCGCAAGCCAGCCGGACAAAGACGAGCCTATTGCCGGTGTGACTGTGAAACTCGGAAACCGCTACTTGGCGGAAAAAGAGAAACAGAGGCTAAGAGAATTGATCGCCAATGGCAACAGGATGACGGTCCAGGCCATCGAGTCAGATGTCATTCGCCGTGAAGATGCACTCAAATGGAGAGAAGAAAGTGAAGTGAAGACCATTTCACGGATCGTCCGCTCCGGGCAAGTGCTAAAGGTGAACGGGGATCTGCTTCTGATTGGTGATGTCAATCCTGGCGGCCATGTATGTGCTACGGGTAATGTATACATATTGGGTAATTTATACGGTATTGCACATGCAGGGTATGATGGTGATTTGAAATCAGTCATTATCGCTTCTTATATGAAGCCGAACCAGCTGCGCATCGCCGGCCATATACGGCAGTCACCCGATGATTCGGGGAAAGGCATGTTGATGGGCTGTGGTGTTTATGATGAGACATCGAGCGAAGTTCTCATGGAGAAATTGCAAAAAGTACGAGCGAGACGGCATGAACTCGATGGATTCGAAAGGAGAATGCTGAATGGGTGA
- the mreC gene encoding rod shape-determining protein MreC — MSFFRKKGLFILLIGIILLVVLVGYSLSGRDGVTLPEQMMKDATGGAQKIVSAPVRFVKGIGTNISDIRNAYEENRQLKKKISEYKGMDYHIQKLKEENDELRAQLHITESIRDYTPIQATVISRSPERWVEQVTINKGKHDGVKENMAVRTADGMVGKIRSAAQFSSTVQLLSGFDQFNRISATIARKKGKDVFGMVEGFDVESKYLTFRIIEESEQNVKKGEKVYSSGLGGKFPAGLLIGKVKEVKPDQYGLTETALIEPAADLYNLNNVIVVDRSLETDNATDEPEEGDDGQ; from the coding sequence ATGTCATTTTTCCGAAAGAAAGGTCTCTTCATTCTGCTAATTGGAATCATTTTGCTCGTCGTCCTTGTCGGCTATTCGCTGAGTGGAAGAGACGGGGTCACATTGCCTGAACAGATGATGAAGGATGCGACAGGCGGAGCGCAGAAAATTGTTTCCGCTCCTGTCCGTTTTGTAAAAGGGATTGGGACGAATATTTCCGATATCAGAAATGCATACGAAGAGAACAGACAACTGAAGAAGAAAATCTCTGAATACAAAGGGATGGACTACCATATCCAGAAGCTAAAAGAGGAAAATGATGAGCTGAGGGCGCAGTTGCATATTACAGAATCGATCCGTGATTACACACCGATTCAGGCTACTGTCATTTCACGTTCTCCTGAGCGCTGGGTAGAGCAAGTTACAATCAACAAAGGTAAGCATGATGGTGTTAAGGAGAATATGGCTGTTAGAACGGCTGATGGCATGGTCGGAAAGATTCGATCAGCTGCACAATTCAGTTCAACCGTACAGCTTCTGTCCGGTTTTGACCAGTTCAACAGGATTTCAGCCACGATCGCCCGCAAAAAGGGCAAGGATGTTTTCGGCATGGTTGAAGGATTCGATGTGGAATCAAAGTATCTTACGTTCCGTATTATCGAAGAATCTGAGCAAAACGTTAAAAAGGGAGAAAAAGTATATTCTTCCGGACTTGGTGGTAAATTCCCGGCCGGGCTATTGATCGGTAAAGTTAAAGAGGTTAAACCTGATCAGTACGGATTGACAGAAACCGCTCTGATTGAACCGGCGGCTGACTTGTATAATCTTAATAATGTAATCGTCGTTGATCGGAGCTTGGAGACGGATAATGCTACAGACGAACCGGAGGAGGGGGATGACGGGCAATGA
- the rpmA gene encoding 50S ribosomal protein L27, with the protein MLKLDLQFFASKKGVGSTKNGRDSESKRLGSKRADGQFVSGGSILYRQRGTKIYPGENVGRGGDDTLYAKIDGVVKFERFGRDRKKVSVYPAAQ; encoded by the coding sequence ATGCTTAAGTTGGATTTGCAGTTTTTCGCATCCAAAAAAGGTGTAGGTTCTACAAAGAACGGCCGTGATTCAGAGTCCAAGCGTCTTGGTTCCAAGCGTGCTGATGGACAGTTCGTATCAGGTGGTTCAATCTTGTACCGCCAGCGCGGAACAAAAATCTACCCTGGTGAAAACGTTGGCCGTGGTGGTGACGATACACTTTATGCTAAGATTGATGGCGTTGTTAAATTCGAACGCTTCGGTCGCGATCGCAAAAAAGTGAGCGTATACCCAGCAGCTCAATAA
- a CDS encoding ribosomal-processing cysteine protease Prp — MIEANIMYEQDRIRSFTLSGHAESGPHGHDLVCAAVSAVTFGSVNAVMELTDADLTIDQGKDGGFLSVSFEGSLSSQHEAQLLLAGMVVSLETIERDYGDFISIRKTEGG, encoded by the coding sequence ATGATTGAAGCAAATATAATGTATGAACAGGATCGCATCAGATCTTTTACATTATCGGGACATGCCGAAAGCGGTCCTCATGGTCATGATCTCGTATGTGCTGCCGTATCCGCAGTCACATTCGGATCTGTCAATGCTGTCATGGAATTGACAGATGCCGATCTTACCATCGACCAGGGAAAGGACGGGGGCTTCCTCAGCGTTTCGTTTGAAGGAAGCTTGTCCAGCCAGCATGAAGCACAGCTTTTGCTTGCTGGAATGGTCGTATCCTTGGAGACGATCGAGCGGGATTATGGTGATTTCATTTCCATTCGTAAAACAGAGGGAGGTTGA
- a CDS encoding M23 family metallopeptidase, with amino-acid sequence MSEIKKVRQSIMQRKKKRDRDIVAKNMEHTEPELEVQEESVNLAALVPQEEEKHGFIGMPQPSAVKRDDEENKGKVRISPAFIAKGMVSCCLFAGMFLLMQSDADRTAKVKYWANNAFTENFQFAKANAWYQNKFGAPLALLPKNPNLQEEAEPQALPVAGIISESFEANGQGVKITADKPSDVNSMKKGVVVFAGNDKKTGRTVVVQHEDGSKSIYGNLSKLDVHLYQYVGQNQKIAQFSPNDKEKSVYYSVERNKQYVDPAPVTKVDERP; translated from the coding sequence ATGAGCGAAATCAAAAAAGTGCGTCAATCAATCATGCAGCGTAAAAAGAAACGTGACCGTGATATTGTAGCGAAAAACATGGAACATACGGAGCCTGAATTGGAAGTCCAGGAGGAGTCAGTCAATCTGGCTGCATTGGTACCCCAAGAAGAAGAAAAACATGGGTTTATCGGCATGCCGCAGCCTAGTGCAGTTAAGCGGGATGATGAAGAGAACAAAGGAAAAGTGCGTATTTCTCCAGCCTTCATTGCAAAGGGGATGGTGAGCTGCTGTCTGTTCGCGGGTATGTTCCTACTTATGCAATCAGATGCTGACCGTACAGCAAAAGTGAAATATTGGGCGAACAATGCCTTTACAGAGAACTTCCAATTTGCCAAAGCAAATGCCTGGTATCAGAACAAATTCGGAGCGCCACTTGCATTGCTGCCAAAAAATCCGAATTTGCAAGAAGAAGCAGAACCACAGGCACTGCCCGTTGCCGGTATTATTTCCGAATCGTTCGAAGCAAATGGCCAAGGTGTGAAAATTACTGCCGATAAACCTTCAGATGTAAACTCGATGAAAAAAGGAGTAGTCGTTTTTGCGGGAAATGATAAAAAAACAGGGCGTACTGTTGTTGTCCAGCATGAGGATGGGAGCAAGTCTATTTACGGGAATTTAAGTAAGCTGGATGTCCATCTGTATCAATACGTGGGACAAAATCAGAAGATCGCTCAATTTTCTCCAAATGATAAAGAGAAATCAGTCTATTATTCAGTTGAACGAAACAAACAGTATGTAGATCCTGCTCCGGTGACAAAAGTTGATGAACGTCCTTAA
- a CDS encoding site-2 protease family protein — MNVLKAIPPIQLHPVLLFFFLAAYLTGAFTEFAVMLLIVCIHELGHVLMALYFRWRIEKIMIWIFGGVMKTAEHGSRPISEEALVVIAGPFQHVLIFACLILFGNYIPDPFLSTLHNANMMILLFNMLPVWPLDGGKLLSLVLASILPCRKAHTFTIILSVFLGLVLLSIQLIYFSFQLTSICLVLFLLMENRTEWKQRYYAFIRFLLKRPVMQIERVTETRSGHDERLLIILSKIRRNRRHIFIFKEKNNEQRVHESELLKAYFSSGSHDKTIGQILARRN, encoded by the coding sequence ATGAACGTCCTTAAAGCAATACCGCCGATTCAGTTGCATCCGGTTTTGCTTTTTTTCTTTTTGGCGGCATATTTGACAGGAGCGTTCACTGAATTTGCGGTCATGCTGTTGATTGTTTGTATTCATGAACTTGGCCATGTGCTAATGGCTCTTTATTTCAGATGGAGAATTGAAAAAATCATGATCTGGATATTTGGCGGTGTCATGAAGACAGCTGAACATGGAAGCAGGCCGATTTCTGAAGAAGCTCTTGTCGTCATTGCCGGCCCGTTTCAGCATGTGCTTATTTTCGCTTGTCTCATTCTGTTTGGTAATTATATACCAGATCCTTTTCTCTCAACTTTACATAACGCGAATATGATGATTCTGCTTTTTAATATGCTACCAGTATGGCCGCTTGATGGCGGCAAGTTGCTCTCTTTGGTCCTCGCCAGTATTCTGCCTTGCAGGAAGGCCCACACTTTTACGATAATCCTTTCCGTTTTTCTTGGACTGGTGCTTCTTTCCATCCAGCTTATTTATTTTTCGTTTCAGCTTACTTCAATATGTCTTGTCCTTTTCCTCCTCATGGAAAACCGGACAGAGTGGAAGCAGCGTTATTATGCATTTATCCGCTTTTTGCTGAAGAGGCCTGTAATGCAAATTGAACGTGTAACAGAAACAAGAAGTGGGCATGATGAGCGTCTACTTATAATATTGTCCAAAATCAGAAGGAATCGTCGACATATATTCATATTTAAAGAGAAAAATAATGAACAGAGGGTACATGAGAGTGAGTTGTTGAAAGCCTATTTCTCGAGCGGTTCTCATGACAAAACGATTGGACAAATTCTCGCACGCAGAAATTGA
- the rplU gene encoding 50S ribosomal protein L21 produces MYAIIETGGKQIKVEEGQTIYVEKLAADAEETVTFDKVIFVGGSDVKVGAPYVEGATVTAKVEKHGRQKKITVIKFKAKKNYHRKQGHRQPYTKLVIDKISL; encoded by the coding sequence ATGTACGCAATTATTGAAACTGGCGGCAAGCAGATCAAAGTAGAGGAAGGACAAACAATCTACGTTGAGAAGTTGGCTGCTGATGCAGAAGAGACTGTAACATTCGATAAGGTTATTTTCGTAGGCGGAAGTGACGTGAAAGTTGGTGCTCCATACGTTGAAGGAGCTACTGTGACAGCTAAAGTTGAGAAACACGGCCGTCAGAAGAAAATCACTGTCATCAAGTTCAAAGCGAAAAAGAACTACCATCGTAAACAAGGTCATCGTCAGCCTTACACTAAGCTTGTCATCGACAAGATCAGCCTGTAA
- the obgE gene encoding GTPase ObgE, with protein sequence MFVDQVSVYVKAGDGGNGLASYRREKYVPMGGPAGGDGGNGGDIVFEVDEGLNTLMDFRYNRHFKAKRGENGMSKGQHGKNAEDRIISVPPGTTVMDEDTGEVIADLTTHGQQAIIANGGRGGRGNIRFATARNPAPDIAENGEPGQERNIKVELKLIADVGLVGFPSVGKSTFLSVVSAAKPKIADYHFTTLAPNLGVVETSDHRSFVLADLPGLIEGAHEGIGLGHQFLRHVERTRLIIHVIDMGRTEGRDPYEDYVTINAELEKYDAKLAKRPQIVAANKMDMPEAEENLKAFKEQIGSDIPVFPVSALTKDGLRDLLFAVANKLEEIPKQEEPLEQTDETVVYRFKEEEVPFKITRDPDGAYVLYGEKIEKLFKMTDLTRDEAAQRFARQLRTMGVDEALRARGAEDGDAVRILDYEFEFIE encoded by the coding sequence ATGTTTGTCGATCAGGTCAGTGTCTATGTAAAAGCTGGCGATGGCGGTAATGGTCTTGCCAGTTATCGCCGTGAGAAATATGTACCGATGGGCGGGCCAGCTGGCGGAGATGGCGGCAATGGCGGTGACATCGTCTTTGAAGTGGACGAAGGCCTCAACACATTGATGGACTTCCGCTACAACCGTCATTTCAAAGCGAAACGCGGAGAAAATGGCATGTCTAAGGGACAGCACGGCAAAAATGCCGAGGACCGGATCATCAGTGTTCCGCCGGGTACGACTGTTATGGATGAAGATACTGGTGAAGTCATTGCTGATTTGACAACGCATGGCCAGCAGGCGATCATTGCCAATGGAGGCCGAGGCGGACGAGGCAATATCCGTTTCGCCACAGCGAGAAACCCTGCACCAGATATTGCTGAGAACGGAGAGCCTGGTCAGGAAAGAAATATTAAAGTGGAACTGAAGCTAATTGCCGATGTCGGTCTTGTCGGTTTCCCGAGTGTAGGTAAATCAACGTTCCTTTCAGTTGTTAGTGCAGCTAAACCAAAAATCGCGGACTATCATTTTACGACGCTCGCACCGAATCTCGGTGTTGTCGAAACTTCAGATCACAGAAGTTTTGTACTTGCAGATCTGCCGGGATTGATTGAAGGGGCACATGAAGGGATAGGCCTTGGACATCAGTTCTTGCGTCACGTTGAACGTACTCGTCTAATTATCCATGTGATTGATATGGGGCGCACTGAAGGTCGTGATCCTTATGAAGACTACGTTACGATCAATGCTGAGCTTGAAAAGTATGATGCCAAGCTTGCGAAACGTCCGCAAATTGTCGCAGCGAATAAGATGGACATGCCAGAGGCTGAAGAAAACCTAAAAGCGTTCAAGGAACAGATTGGTTCGGACATACCGGTATTCCCGGTTTCTGCTCTTACGAAGGACGGACTTAGAGATCTTCTATTCGCTGTAGCGAACAAACTGGAAGAGATTCCAAAGCAGGAAGAGCCGCTTGAACAGACAGACGAAACAGTTGTCTACCGTTTCAAGGAAGAGGAAGTGCCATTCAAGATTACTCGTGATCCGGACGGCGCTTACGTACTTTATGGCGAAAAAATAGAAAAACTGTTTAAAATGACAGACCTTACACGTGATGAAGCGGCCCAGCGATTCGCTCGTCAGCTCCGAACGATGGGCGTTGACGAAGCATTGCGTGCACGGGGAGCTGAGGATGGAGACGCTGTTCGAATCCTCGATTATGAATTTGAATTTATCGAATAG
- the minD gene encoding septum site-determining protein MinD, whose product MGEAIVITSGKGGVGKTTTTANLGTSLALMEKKVCLIDTDIGLRNLDVVMGLENRIIYDIVDVIEERCKLQQALIRDKRFEHLALLPAAQTSDKTSVTSEGMEKIVAELKMDYDYILIDCPAGIEQGFQNAIAAADRAIVVTTPEKSSVRDADRVIGLLEQREMDRPNLIINRIRSHMIQKGDMLDIDDILQILAIDLIGIVIDDDDVIKASNNGEPVAFQPKSKASIAYRNVARRILGETVPLQALEKKETMMQKVKKFFGMRS is encoded by the coding sequence ATGGGTGAAGCCATTGTAATTACATCGGGTAAAGGCGGGGTCGGCAAGACGACGACTACAGCCAATCTCGGAACATCACTGGCACTGATGGAGAAAAAAGTCTGTCTGATCGATACGGATATCGGTCTCCGCAACCTTGATGTCGTCATGGGACTTGAGAATCGGATCATCTATGATATTGTCGATGTCATTGAAGAACGCTGCAAACTTCAGCAGGCGCTAATTCGCGATAAGCGATTTGAGCATCTCGCACTTTTACCAGCAGCACAAACGAGTGACAAGACTTCCGTTACATCTGAAGGAATGGAAAAAATTGTCGCTGAATTGAAGATGGATTACGATTATATTCTGATCGATTGTCCGGCAGGAATTGAACAAGGGTTCCAGAACGCGATTGCGGCTGCTGACCGGGCAATTGTTGTAACGACGCCTGAGAAATCAAGTGTACGCGATGCCGACAGGGTTATCGGTCTCCTTGAACAAAGAGAGATGGACAGGCCAAACTTGATCATCAATAGAATCAGAAGCCATATGATTCAAAAAGGGGATATGCTTGATATTGATGATATTTTGCAAATCCTCGCAATTGATCTCATCGGGATTGTTATTGATGATGACGATGTAATCAAGGCATCCAACAATGGAGAGCCTGTGGCATTCCAGCCAAAGTCCAAGGCTTCCATCGCCTATCGTAATGTCGCAAGAAGAATCCTTGGCGAAACCGTTCCTCTACAGGCATTGGAGAAGAAGGAAACGATGATGCAAAAGGTTAAGAAATTCTTTGGTATGCGCTCATAA